From a single Pyxicephalus adspersus chromosome 11, UCB_Pads_2.0, whole genome shotgun sequence genomic region:
- the LOC140340460 gene encoding vomeronasal type-2 receptor 26-like gives MYAIEEINKNSSLLPNITLGFEIYDSCSYESKAIEATLKIMTGTQKAVPNYQCAKRGALAGIIGHMLSSSSKSMAKLSGVHFLPQLNQYLRKVNFKTSSGENFHFEKKEIAGEYDIMNWFITPNKTTKYTQIGSFISSAPSGRQLVLNEKLIQWHHIFKEIPQSVCSKSCFPGYRKALRKSQQNCCYDCVLCSEGEISNSTDMENCIKCSEHQWSNERRDTCIPRTIDFLSYEDALGIVLSFFAILLSALTLAILSIFIKHKETPIVKANNRDLSYILLLSLSLSFLCSLLFIGRPHTITCFFRQAAFGIVFAIAVSSVLAKTITVVIAFNATKPGSESRKWMKAGISTYLVGICAMGEVIICFVWFLSSPPFPDFDTSERSLKMTLQCNEGSAVAFYFLIGYMGVLAVLSFIVAFLARKLPDTFNEASHITFSMLVFCSVWLSFFPAYLSTKGKYMVAVEIFAILASSGGLMSCIFLPKCYIIIIRPELNTKESLMGKKVTRYNVESK, from the exons ATGTATGCTAtagaagaaataaacaaaaattcctCTCTGCTTCCTAACATCACACTGGGATTTGAGATTTATGATTCATGTTCATATGAAAGCAAAGCGATAGAAGCAACTTTGAAAATAATGACAGGCACACAAAAGGCAGTTCCAAATTACCAGTGTGCAAAAAGAGGTGCCCTGGCTGGAATAATTGGACATATGCTTTCTTCATCTTCGAAAAGCATGGCCAAGCTTTCTGGGGTCCATTTTCTACCACAA CTAAATCAATACCTTAGGAAAGTTAATTTCAAAACATCATCTGGTGAGAATTTTCATTttgagaaaaaagaaattgcaggTGAATATGACATAATGAACTGGTTTATCACTCCCAATAAAACAACTAAATATACACAGATTGGAAGCTTCATCAGTTCTGCACCTTCCGGAAGACAACTTGTTTTGAATGAAAAACTCATCCAATGGCATCACATTTTTAAAGAG ATTCCACAATCTGTGTGCAGTAAGAGCTGCTTTCCAGGATATAGAAAAGCTCTCCGAAAATCCCAGCAAAATTGTTGCTATGACTGTGTTCTGTGTTCAGAGGGGGAGATATCTAATAGCACAG ATATGGAAAACTGCATTAAATGTTCTGAACACCAGTGGTCCAATGAGAGAAGAGACACGTGCATCCCCAGAACTATAGACTTTCTGTCCTATGAAGATGCTTTGGGAATTGTATTAtccttttttgccattttgctttCAGCTCTCACTCTAGCTATTctgtctatatttataaaacacaaagaaactccCATAGTGAAAGCCAACAACAGGGACCTCAGTTACATCCTTCTCCTCTCCCTTTCTCTGTCCTTCCTCTGCTCCTTGTTATTTATAGGACGTCCGCACACCATAACTTGCTTCTTCCGCCAGGCAGCTTTTGGAATTGTATTTGCAATTGCTGTATCTTCAGTTTTGGCTAAAACCATAACTGTTGTCATTGCTTTCAATGCCACAAAGCCTGGCAGCGAGTCAAGAAAATGGATGAAGGCAGGAATATCGACATATTTAGTGGGCATTTGTGCTATGGGTGAGGTCATTATATGTTTTGTATGGTTTTTGAGCAGTCCACCCTTTCCAGATTTTGATACATCAGAACGATCACTGAAGATGACACTGCAATGTAATGAAGGGTCAGCGGTTGCATTTTACTTCCTTATAGGTTATATGGGTGTTCTAGCTGTTTTGAGTTTCATAGTTGCCTTTCTAGCTAGAAAATTACCGGATACATTTAATGAGGCATCGCATATTACCTTCAGTATGCTGGTCTTCTGCAGTGTTTGGCTGTCTTTTTTTCCAGCTTATCTAAGCACAAAAGGTAAATACATGGTAGCCGTTGAAATATTTGCCATCCTGGCTTCCAGTGGTGGATTAATGTCTTGCATATTCCTCCCTAAgtgttatattattatcataaggCCAGAATTAAACACTAAAGAAAGtctaatgggaaaaaaagtcaCTAGGTATAACGTTGAAAGCAAATAA